The Candidatus Fukatsuia endosymbiont of Tuberolachnus salignus nucleotide sequence CATCTCATTTAATCGCCCTTGGTACTCTCTACGAAGACATTAAAATCTCTGCATTCAATTTGAAAAGATTTTATTCTTAGCATGAAAAAGAAATGACCGCACTGCCTAAAAAATAGATAAAGATAGAAAAATATGAATTTCAGGAGAATATTTTCAGTTCTATCGTGATGGTATTTAAGCTTGTGCATTATAATAAAGCACTTCCCAAACATATATACTCCCATTGCACCATAGACTTTGTAATATCCCCGTTGCACCTTAGAAGGTAAAGTGACAGGGAATGGCTTAATTGTCATAAATGTCATCTCGAAATAGCGTTAAAACACAGTGTGTGACAGTGTGTATTTTAAAATTCATCACTTATTCCTGTAATAAATACAACCTCTTCATAATGCTAATTTAGGGGAAGGTTTTACATTTTGATTTAAAGAGCATGACGCGTTTTGCGTTTAATGTCTTCTTCATGTATAAGAAATTGCTGCCAACCGGTTAATTTGGTATGTTTCTTTCGGTATGCATAGATTGCCATCACAATACCGTAGGCCATCACAGCGAGAGTAATCAGGGCTGATAGCACGAGTTCTGTTGAATAATTCATCATCATTCCTCTCTATTTTCTTCGTCTGATGTAATTGATTGATGTAGTCTGTTGCTTGTACCAAGGTGTCAACCTTGCCAAACGATTGATCACCTAACCACAGGTGATAACGGATCATTGGTTGAGCCGCAGTTCTCGGCAGGCGGACAAGGGTAAATCCACGGTATTCCTGTGAGTGGCGACTGATTGGGCTTGGTATGTGGATCATGCTGGTTCCCCTAATCCCAACCACATTAGCCATCCGTCACGAATTTCTTTAGGGCGTTTTTCGTAAGCAAGTTTTATGCCTTCATTCCACGCGGGGAGATAGATCCAATACTCAGAACGTGATGTTGAGGTTTCCGGATTACGCATTTCTACTATTGGTAGTTTCCCCTTATCAATCATTCCTTTGACTGCTTCTGGAGTTTTACCAATTAAGCGGGCAAATTCTCGATACGGTAATACACTAGATATACTTACGATTTCTTTGCTCATCTGATAACCTTCTTATTGGTTCCGACAAACAGCTTGTAGTTACTTACAACTGCTTATAGCTATATTTCGGTTGTTTATGTGATAAATAATTTAGTGGATAAGCACACATATGTCAATATGCACACAAGGTGAAAAATTGAAATTGATGCGTGAGTCAGAGAGAATTAATCGTCGTGAAATGAGCGAACTTGTTGATATTCCTTACGGAAGTTTGACAGGTTACGAGTTAGAGCGTGTAAAAATGACAGTTGAGGTAGGCATGAAAATATTCAGGCATCCGAAATTCAATAAGTACATGATGTGGTTTATGACTGATCAGGTATCCCCAGAAGCCGGACAGATTGCACCTGCTCTATACGTTAGCAAGGCATAATGGCTTTTTTCTTGAAAGGTTAGACCAAATATTCTAGACATTGGTTAGCTACCTACAAAATATGAATTTTCTAAGAAAAACATGGAAGTTGTAGCGAAAAATACTTTTCAAGCGCCGAGTTAACCGGCGCTTTTAGTTAGATTAACTTACAGTATTAATCTCATCATGCAAAAAATAACATAATCATCACTCAAGCATTTTTATTTCTTAAGAAAATCTTCATACAGACCTTTATCTTTTAACTCATTTAGTACGTAAGAAATATCATCCGTAATATAATTAAATAAATGAGGTATAAAAAATCTATAGATCCCGTTTACTTCCTGATGAATAAGATGTACGTGTAGAAAAGCCAATAAATCTTTTGAACGATTTAATTTGTGATAGCTCTCAATACTCATTTGTACATTTTTCATTATGCGATCTCCATATCTTTTAGTGAGCGTTCTAAATCTCTTGCCCTTAACCAACCCTCAACTTCATCGGCATACCATCCAGTACGACGAATACCAATGCGAATAGGTTTAGGAAAATCATGTTGTTTCCACATTTCGTCAAAGGCACTGTCTGCGGAAATACGTAGAATGGACTTAACTTCTTTCTTCAGTAGTATTTTACGATCTAACATTGACATCTCTCTATTTTCCTTAAGTAAACTGGATGACCAGCGGATACAGATAAGATTGATCTTTTTGCTACAGATAGAAAGAAAGAGAGGGCTTAATAAGCCCTCTCGTCTCTTAATGCGCTATTGTGTTCTTTTTTTTATCACTTTTATCTCTTCACACCATCGCTTAATGGTATCTTTATTGAACTTGTGGTTATAACCCGCCTCAGTCACATAAGCCGACAATATGTTTGCGGCTTGAGTATAATTAGCTGAAATAGTGCCGTGTGTTTTTTCGTAAAGAGTGACAATGGCTATTTTACAGGCTGTCGATAGTCGACCCGTGTTGCTAATACTAGCTTGGTTACGACGTAAAATGATGGCGTTAGGAATGGGCTTCCCTGTAATCTTAAGTCGGTGAATTAATGCCTTTCGCTGTAGATAAGTGATAGAAAAATTCTGAACAGTATTAAAATAAGCGGCGTCTCTCAACGCGTTTATCATGGACTCCGTTTCTGTTTTGCCAAATTCTTGATAGTCATCAAAAGGAAGAGGATTGAAGGGCTTACGATAGAGTGCCACAGGGGGAAAGGGTGGCACTGCCTTTAATTATTCGGGACAGATAAGAATGCGCTTCGCAGTGATTTAAATAGCCTTCAGTGATAAAAGCATCCAACACAACACTTAAATCCATGTATGCAAACTCGGCGTATTCGTCAAGGAATGAATCGTTCATTAATTAATGCCTATTATCCACTTCCCGATGATTATCGGAGAATGTCAGTTAATATTTGAGACCCGTATTTTATGCATGAAAGAGAAGGGGTCTACAGAAAT carries:
- a CDS encoding Cox family DNA-binding protein translates to MSKEIVSISSVLPYREFARLIGKTPEAVKGMIDKGKLPIVEMRNPETSTSRSEYWIYLPAWNEGIKLAYEKRPKEIRDGWLMWLGLGEPA
- a CDS encoding transcriptional regulator, with protein sequence MRESERINRREMSELVDIPYGSLTGYELERVKMTVEVGMKIFRHPKFNKYMMWFMTDQVSPEAGQIAPALYVSKA
- a CDS encoding Derepression protein — its product is MKNVQMSIESYHKLNRSKDLLAFLHVHLIHQEVNGIYRFFIPHLFNYITDDISYVLNELKDKGLYEDFLKK
- a CDS encoding helix-turn-helix transcriptional regulator; translation: MSMLDRKILLKKEVKSILRISADSAFDEMWKQHDFPKPIRIGIRRTGWYADEVEGWLRARDLERSLKDMEIA